A region from the Corticium candelabrum chromosome 14, ooCorCand1.1, whole genome shotgun sequence genome encodes:
- the LOC134190028 gene encoding uncharacterized protein LOC134190028 codes for MSTRGDRVKEGYLKKLPPLSKGPSRRDFKKRWFVLWESCHLAYYRQKDGDAINEINLATCTGVESNYRKDGLTRDGDAALFMSTEERNWLFLADNCDDMQAWADAIERLVRVAKGEPPPVQPRPLDTLPKESTPDQEVRPPARLPVSGINLAHPALSTDTQQIHSQSFHGTDPRSMVNRPLPMVPPNEDLRPALPSSMPHGSGYPMPVQGKSMTLPGRRAPHHDYINTDAQLFTNPASSSQLAPSPFHGVPTPLGRTFTPPASYTREQLERLAQLDENYVSFQREQLAKQQSNSTGYVKMNSPTSPFMSDMHYRPDSRASLQWGPSYGDEPKPVRGYVNLDPSQLPPEPPPRPHGH; via the exons ATGAGCACAAGGGGCGACCGTGTGAAGGAGGGCTATCTCAAGAAGCTGCCTCCTCTATCGAAAGGACCAAGCCGTAGG GATTTCAAGAAAAGATGGTTCGTGCTGTGGGAGTCATGCCATCTCGCGTACTACAGGCAGAAAGACGGCGACGCAATTAACGAAATCAATCTGGCGACGTGTACTGGCGTCGAGTCGAACTACCGGAAAGATGGTCTGACGCGCGACGGCGACGCTGCCCTCTTCATGAGCACGGAAGAACGCAACTGGCTCTTCCTCGCCGACAACTGCGACGACATGCAGGCCTGGGCGGACGCAATAGAGCGTCTTGTACGCG TTGCCAAAGGTGAGCCTCCTCCTGTGCAACCTCGCCCGTTAGATACTCTTCCGAAAGAATCGACTCCAGACCAAGAAGTCCGTCCACCGGCTCGTCTACCTGTTTCTGGAATAAATCTAGCCCATCCTGCACTGTCAACTGATACTCAACAAATACATAGTCAGAGTTTTCATGGCACGGACCCTCGTTCTATGGTAAATCGTCCGTTGCCTATGGTTCCTCCTAACGAAGACTTGAGACCGGCGTTGCCCAGTAGTATGCCTCATGGAAGTGGATACCCTATGCCAGTACAAGGAAAGTCGATGACATTGCCTGGACGGAGAGCACCACATCATGACTACATAAACACAGATGCACAGTTGTTTACTAATCCGGCTTCGTCGTCTCAACTTGCTCCCTCTCCGTTTCATGGTGTTCCGACGCCGTTAGGCCGGACCTTCACTCCTCCTGCTTCCTATACGCGAGAACAACTTGAACGACTCGCACAACTTGATGAGAATTATGTATCATTTCAGAGG gAGCAACTTGCCAAACAACAGTCTAACAGTACTGGTTATGTG AAAATGAACAGTCCTACATCGCCTTTT ATGTCAGATATGCATTACAGACCCGATAGTCGAGCATCACTTCAGTGGGGG